One window of the Periophthalmus magnuspinnatus isolate fPerMag1 chromosome 6, fPerMag1.2.pri, whole genome shotgun sequence genome contains the following:
- the si:ch211-266k8.4 gene encoding uncharacterized protein si:ch211-266k8.4 isoform X2 — protein sequence MRRRSSSNGSRRRSSIIRRRSENVRFDEFGFAITKKKEQKLQHRSHEYSYPQLSTVRVKELCELLSYWNGASFLCKNQIERFIRMGIPSSLRGQVWKCLLCIENRRQKSHFNYEMYLAEVRGPLVDLGVSEYGILSAIATLSETQNDLGTNQQQLTSSEMRYSVDDITLFRQIALDLQRSFPTHRSLMGDSPEAIEGQAKLFRVLVAYARYNPQVGYSQGMSYIAAVLLMQLAEEEAFWALTALLDQPQYVAELFDLSLSKIQHQVKVFEQLLKHRKPKLSQHLESVGLSSVHFVMPWFLTLFTSLPCWDSVLAVWDLTILHGLSAVFRTALTIIELLEPRLMGLNDEGAMLPLLLRVPVDVAQYCVLIPALWNTEVQDWELKCMNSLVLDETNSGPIADSVGKGVLSRVLHLAQRFLLEPIGRQREDKKTRTQSGSQPQSPSSGQGIRGKTSASLTQAQIRARRRSQHRGGTLQPVTERNGTDVTPSSTADAKKSFRSNDNFKRTGTGSSGKGSRRRSNHSLIHPLRVRSLRLLKSNPLKQNSPTSPVLPPTLQSFTLSPASTPPASTPSASTHPASTPSQGQEQARLVNSTKAFLNELSSRHQTSAPFNNVRESALI from the exons ATGAGGAGAAGAAGTAGCAGCAATGGCAGCAGGAGAAGAAGCTCGATCATCCGCAGGCGCAGTGAGAATGTGCGGTTTGATGAGTTCGGTTTTGCGATCACTAAAAAGAAGGAGCAAAAACTTCAGCACAGATCTCACGAGTACAG TTACCCCCAGCTGAGTACAGTGAGGGTCAAAGAGCTGTGTGAATTGCTCAGCTACTGGAATGGAGCCAGCTTCCTCTGCAAGAACCAG attgaGAGATTCATCAGGATGGGTATCCCTTCAAGTTTGCGAGGCCAAGTGTGGAAGTGCCTTCTCTGCATTGAAAACAGGAGGCAAAAAAGCCATTTTAACTATGAG ATGTACCTGGCAGAAGTGCGAGGACCTCTTGTGGACCTGGGGGTCAGTGAGTATGGCATTTTGTCAGCCATCGCCACATTAAGTGAGACACAGAATGATTTGGGCACCAACCAGCAGCAGTTGACCAGCTCAGAGATGCGCTACTctgtggatgacatcacactcttcAGACAGATAGCACTGGACTTGC AACGCTCATTCCCCACACACCGCTCTCTGATGGGGGATAGTCCAGAAGCCATAGAGGGCCAGGCCAAACTTTTCCGGGTCCTCGTTGCATATGCAAGATACAATCCTCAGGTTGGATACAGCCAAG GGATGTCCTACATAGCAGCAGTGTTGCTAATGCagctggcagaggaggaggcgttTTGGGCTCTTACAGCACTGTTGGATCAACCTCAATATGTAGCTGAATTATTTGACCTTAGCCTTTCAAA AATCCAACATCAGGTGAAGGTGTTTGAACAGCTTCTGAAACACAGAAAACCTAAACTCTCTCAGCATCTG GAGTCTGTGGGACTTTCGTCAGTCCATTTTGTGATGCCCTGGTTTCTCACCCTCTTCACTTCACTGCCCTGCTGGGACTCTGTGCTGGCTGTCTGGGATCTCACCATATTGCATG GGTTGTCAGCTGTTTTCCGGACAGCGCTGACCATCATTGAGCTGCTGGAGCCTCGGCTGATGGGGCTAAATGATGAAGGGGCCATGTTACCACTGCTGCTCCGAGTCCCAGTGGATGT AGCCCAGTACTGTGTACTGATCCCCGCGCTGTGGAACACTGAAGTGCAGGACTGGGAGCTCAAATGTATGAACAGCCTTGTCCTGGACGAGACCAACAGTGGACCCATAGCTG ATTCGGTAGGCAAAGGTGTCCTAAGCCGGGTTCTTCATCTGGCCCAGCGCTTCCTTCTGGAGCCCATCGGTCGGCAAAGAGAGGACAAGAAGACCAGGACACAGAGTGGGAGCCAGCCGCAGAGTCCTTCGTCTGGGCAGGGCATCAGGGGCAAAACTTCAGCATCATTAACACAAGCTCAG ATCAGGGCGAGGAGGCGGAGTCAGCATCGAGGGGGAACTTTGCAACCTGTAACTGAGAGAAATGGCACTGATGTTACACCGTCCAGTACTGCTGATGCCAAAAAAAGTTTCAG atcAAACGATAACTTCAAGCGCACCGGTACTGGATCTAGTGGAAAAGGGAGCCGTCGCCGCAGCAACCACAGCCTGATTCACCCTCTCAGGGTCAGATCTCTGCGTCTGTTAAAAAGCAACCCTCTGAAGCAAAACTCCCCAACCTCCCCAGTTCTCCCCCCAACACTCCAGtcattcactctctctccaGCATCCACCCCTCCAGCATCCACCCCTTCAGCATCCACCCATCCTGCATCTACCCCCTcccagggacaggagcaggcaaGGCTGGTTAACTCCACGAAAGCATTTCTCAA
- the si:ch211-266k8.4 gene encoding uncharacterized protein si:ch211-266k8.4 isoform X1: MRRRSSSNGSRRRSSIIRRRSENVRFDEFGFAITKKKEQKLQHRSHEYSYPQLSTVRVKELCELLSYWNGASFLCKNQIERFIRMGIPSSLRGQVWKCLLCIENRRQKSHFNYEMYLAEVRGPLVDLGVSEYGILSAIATLSETQNDLGTNQQQLTSSEMRYSVDDITLFRQIALDLQRSFPTHRSLMGDSPEAIEGQAKLFRVLVAYARYNPQVGYSQGMSYIAAVLLMQLAEEEAFWALTALLDQPQYVAELFDLSLSKIQHQVKVFEQLLKHRKPKLSQHLESVGLSSVHFVMPWFLTLFTSLPCWDSVLAVWDLTILHGLSAVFRTALTIIELLEPRLMGLNDEGAMLPLLLRVPVDVAQYCVLIPALWNTEVQDWELKCMNSLVLDETNSGPIAGQGEKHTTSTQNDDPLQSLSDRTTERDSVGKGVLSRVLHLAQRFLLEPIGRQREDKKTRTQSGSQPQSPSSGQGIRGKTSASLTQAQIRARRRSQHRGGTLQPVTERNGTDVTPSSTADAKKSFRSNDNFKRTGTGSSGKGSRRRSNHSLIHPLRVRSLRLLKSNPLKQNSPTSPVLPPTLQSFTLSPASTPPASTPSASTHPASTPSQGQEQARLVNSTKAFLNELSSRHQTSAPFNNVRESALI; this comes from the exons ATGAGGAGAAGAAGTAGCAGCAATGGCAGCAGGAGAAGAAGCTCGATCATCCGCAGGCGCAGTGAGAATGTGCGGTTTGATGAGTTCGGTTTTGCGATCACTAAAAAGAAGGAGCAAAAACTTCAGCACAGATCTCACGAGTACAG TTACCCCCAGCTGAGTACAGTGAGGGTCAAAGAGCTGTGTGAATTGCTCAGCTACTGGAATGGAGCCAGCTTCCTCTGCAAGAACCAG attgaGAGATTCATCAGGATGGGTATCCCTTCAAGTTTGCGAGGCCAAGTGTGGAAGTGCCTTCTCTGCATTGAAAACAGGAGGCAAAAAAGCCATTTTAACTATGAG ATGTACCTGGCAGAAGTGCGAGGACCTCTTGTGGACCTGGGGGTCAGTGAGTATGGCATTTTGTCAGCCATCGCCACATTAAGTGAGACACAGAATGATTTGGGCACCAACCAGCAGCAGTTGACCAGCTCAGAGATGCGCTACTctgtggatgacatcacactcttcAGACAGATAGCACTGGACTTGC AACGCTCATTCCCCACACACCGCTCTCTGATGGGGGATAGTCCAGAAGCCATAGAGGGCCAGGCCAAACTTTTCCGGGTCCTCGTTGCATATGCAAGATACAATCCTCAGGTTGGATACAGCCAAG GGATGTCCTACATAGCAGCAGTGTTGCTAATGCagctggcagaggaggaggcgttTTGGGCTCTTACAGCACTGTTGGATCAACCTCAATATGTAGCTGAATTATTTGACCTTAGCCTTTCAAA AATCCAACATCAGGTGAAGGTGTTTGAACAGCTTCTGAAACACAGAAAACCTAAACTCTCTCAGCATCTG GAGTCTGTGGGACTTTCGTCAGTCCATTTTGTGATGCCCTGGTTTCTCACCCTCTTCACTTCACTGCCCTGCTGGGACTCTGTGCTGGCTGTCTGGGATCTCACCATATTGCATG GGTTGTCAGCTGTTTTCCGGACAGCGCTGACCATCATTGAGCTGCTGGAGCCTCGGCTGATGGGGCTAAATGATGAAGGGGCCATGTTACCACTGCTGCTCCGAGTCCCAGTGGATGT AGCCCAGTACTGTGTACTGATCCCCGCGCTGTGGAACACTGAAGTGCAGGACTGGGAGCTCAAATGTATGAACAGCCTTGTCCTGGACGAGACCAACAGTGGACCCATAGCTG gTCAAGGTGAAAAACATACCACCTCAACTCAAAATGATGATCCGCTTCAAAGCTTAAGTGACAGGACCACTGAAAGGG ATTCGGTAGGCAAAGGTGTCCTAAGCCGGGTTCTTCATCTGGCCCAGCGCTTCCTTCTGGAGCCCATCGGTCGGCAAAGAGAGGACAAGAAGACCAGGACACAGAGTGGGAGCCAGCCGCAGAGTCCTTCGTCTGGGCAGGGCATCAGGGGCAAAACTTCAGCATCATTAACACAAGCTCAG ATCAGGGCGAGGAGGCGGAGTCAGCATCGAGGGGGAACTTTGCAACCTGTAACTGAGAGAAATGGCACTGATGTTACACCGTCCAGTACTGCTGATGCCAAAAAAAGTTTCAG atcAAACGATAACTTCAAGCGCACCGGTACTGGATCTAGTGGAAAAGGGAGCCGTCGCCGCAGCAACCACAGCCTGATTCACCCTCTCAGGGTCAGATCTCTGCGTCTGTTAAAAAGCAACCCTCTGAAGCAAAACTCCCCAACCTCCCCAGTTCTCCCCCCAACACTCCAGtcattcactctctctccaGCATCCACCCCTCCAGCATCCACCCCTTCAGCATCCACCCATCCTGCATCTACCCCCTcccagggacaggagcaggcaaGGCTGGTTAACTCCACGAAAGCATTTCTCAA
- the olfml1 gene encoding olfactomedin-like protein 3A — protein MLFTKMADRGVLLLAVHLYVAVVSVQSQGSQQDNFIIQYLERRLAQIEERLSQCEQQSISATQKIYELSSEVRGHMSTLNVFRSEVKAQVESVSTRVVRMEREMEYLENKIPTQSDIEMEEALLEQQIKDIEQELKQKAKIKVENDCNTALSQIKSLKIVKKVGDTSGSWFKDPSEGSNKVYLMSGIRNNTLLEYVSLKRFTEKAVTPAPKELQLPFYWQGTGQVVYNGFLYVHKADTPNQILKVDLLNGTVVDSTLLPGAGHIPVYSLNPNTYMDFAVDELGLWVIHADSEYEGNLVITKLDKASLAVDYTWDTQCKSRDAEGAFIICGTLYVVYNTRYGGRSTVQCLFDIHDTIHSNESPVLFFPKRYTSHSSIHYNPKDQQLYAWDDGYQTIYKVEIERNVTA, from the exons ATGCTTTTTACTAAGATGGCGGACAGAGGGGTTCTTCTTCTAGCTGTACACCTGTACGTGGCTGTGGTCTCAGTTCAAAGCCAGGGATCTCAACAGGACAACTTCATTATACAGTATCTGGAGCGTAGGCTGGCACAGATAGAG GAGCGTCTGAGCCAATGTGAGCAACAGAGTATAAGTGCCACACAGAAAATCTATGAGCTCTCCTCAGAGGTTAGAGGTCACATGTCCACTCTCAATGTTTTTCG ATCTGAGGTGAAGGCTCAGGTGGAAAGTGTTTCCACTCGGGTGGTacggatggagagagagatggagtacCTGGAGAACAAAATCCCCACACAGTCGGACATCGAGATGGAGGAGGCCCTTTTGGAGCAGCAGATCAAGGACATCGAGCAGGAGCTGAAGCAGAAGGCCAAGATCAAAGTAGAGAATG ATTGTAATACAGCACTAAGCCAAATTAAGTCTCTGAAGATTGTAAAGAAAGTCGGAGATACTTCTGGATCCTGGTTTAAAGACCCTTCAGAGGGGTCAAATAAG GTGTACCTGATGAGTGGAATCCGTAACAATACTCTTCTGGAGTATGTTTCTCTGAAGAGATTCACAGAGAAGGCGGTCACTCCAGCTCCCAAAGAACTGCAGCTTCCCTTCTACTGGCAGGGGACAGGGCAGGTTGTCTATAATGGGTTCCTCTACGTCCACAAAGCAGACACACCAAATCAGATACTCAAA GTTGATTTGCTGAATGGTACAGTGGTGGACAGCACACTACTTCCTGGGGCAGGTCATATACCAGTCTACAGTCTGAATCCAAACACATATATGGATTTTGCTGTTGATGAGCTCGGGCTATGGGTCATCCACGCTGACTCAGAATACGAAGGAAACCTTGTCATTACTAAACTGGATAAAG CCAGTCTGGCAGTAGACTATACCTGGGATACTCAGTGTAAAAGTCGTGATGCTGAAGGAGCCTTCATCATTTGTGGGACTCTGTATGTGGTCTATAACACACGCTATGGAGGACGCTCCACTGTGCAATGTCTCTTTGACATCCATGACACTATCCACAG taatgAGAGCCCTGTGTTGTTCTTCCCAAAGAGGTATACAAGCCACAGCAGCATCCACTACAACCCTAAAGACCAACAGCTGTATGCCTGGGATGATGGATACCAGACTATTTACAAagtggagatagagagaaatgTCACTGCTTAG